A window from Candidatus Bathyarchaeota archaeon A05DMB-5 encodes these proteins:
- a CDS encoding FprA family A-type flavoprotein — protein MMPKILVLYYSRTGNTEKMARAVVDGAKKVPGVDVELAYNVTPEALSEFDAVIVGTPTYHHDMTLDMKMLFEEAAVKGVNLKGKIGAAFGSYGWSGEAPKLVLEILKNKFEMQVTDQPLLIKYTPDQNGLEKCREFGRKIAERLMHKA, from the coding sequence ATGATGCCCAAAATTCTCGTACTCTATTATAGCCGAACTGGAAACACCGAAAAAATGGCAAGAGCAGTGGTTGATGGCGCCAAAAAGGTTCCCGGCGTTGACGTAGAACTAGCCTATAATGTGACGCCTGAAGCTTTAAGCGAATTTGACGCGGTAATTGTTGGCACGCCAACTTACCATCATGACATGACCCTTGACATGAAAATGCTCTTTGAAGAAGCAGCAGTGAAAGGCGTAAATTTGAAAGGCAAAATCGGCGCGGCTTTCGGGTCTTACGGATGGAGCGGTGAAGCCCCTAAACTTGTTCTTGAAATCTTGAAAAACAAGTTTGAAATGCAAGTAACCGACCAACCGCTCTTAATCAAGTATACGCCAGACCAGAATGGTCTGGAAAAGTGTAGAGAATTTGGAAGGAAAATTGCCGAAAGACTTATGCACAAAGCTTAA
- a CDS encoding DUF362 domain-containing protein, protein MVVKVAVMELGSDVRESFNQAIQLIGGIDDLNTPQRSVIVKVGVFDHRTNHHTSVDVADAIINSFDKAPKIFLAESENYKGKALERLQKWNTLFSERVVPFDLSGDAETKQVKVADEMIDLSHILFKPNVFVSTHVLRTYEKGSILKNLLGLIPDRKKVRFHKKLEETLLDLYEAVGGVDLAVLDGTYLCSGVAPSANRTSMNVLVVGRDAVAVEAVGYALVGLNPEKIPVIKEAMKRGFGEGRIDKIRVLGGSFESAKERVAQLLKASKKKTKKSKTEKKAN, encoded by the coding sequence ATGGTTGTTAAAGTTGCTGTGATGGAACTCGGTTCTGATGTTAGAGAATCCTTTAATCAAGCAATCCAGCTTATCGGAGGAATAGACGACCTAAACACACCTCAAAGATCGGTTATCGTTAAGGTTGGCGTTTTTGACCACAGAACAAATCATCACACAAGCGTAGATGTTGCAGACGCGATTATCAATAGCTTCGACAAAGCTCCCAAAATATTCTTGGCAGAGTCCGAAAATTACAAGGGAAAAGCATTGGAAAGACTTCAAAAATGGAATACACTTTTTAGTGAACGTGTTGTGCCCTTCGACCTTTCTGGAGATGCAGAAACCAAGCAGGTTAAGGTTGCAGATGAAATGATAGATTTATCTCACATACTTTTCAAGCCCAACGTGTTTGTTAGCACTCACGTTTTGCGCACTTATGAAAAAGGAAGCATTCTAAAGAACTTGTTAGGTTTAATTCCGGACAGGAAAAAGGTGAGGTTTCACAAGAAGTTGGAAGAGACGCTTCTAGACTTGTATGAGGCAGTCGGCGGAGTAGACCTTGCAGTTTTGGATGGCACATACCTATGCAGTGGTGTTGCACCGAGCGCTAACAGAACAAGCATGAACGTTCTCGTAGTCGGCAGAGACGCAGTTGCAGTTGAAGCAGTTGGTTACGCCCTTGTAGGTTTGAACCCAGAAAAGATACCAGTAATAAAAGAAGCCATGAAAAGAGGTTTCGGAGAAGGACGAATAGATAAGATTCGAGTTTTAGGCGGATCTTTCGAAAGTGCAAAAGAGAGAGTTGCTCAACTGCTTAAAGCTTCTAAAAAGAAAACCAAAAAATCCAAAACTGAGAAAAAAGCTAACTAA
- a CDS encoding PKD domain-containing protein: MTVYISQSNAQPPNSYPVASFTYSPSRPQVNETVTFYANTSYDLDGYIVSYYWNFGDDSYFQYYYPTVSHVYQSPGRYTVTLTVYDNTGLNGTHTETVVIGEFLREPRPLYIVAVVGTGLTAITSLLTNFSELGQSFNSAVSRLPVPEQLKEFLKFYSEKLFETVDWVELEALRKMPFYTVNELATFGISALTVTIVYSFVETNGFPGFLDPAILAVVIPSTLLSVCLVFIMSEFFEAVCARAFGVYRQFKLWLFGLAAFLISGFLFLFPFASPSITRYRSGEISNKTKALIVLSKMLLLLTLLIPFTVLSMTGFHIIGDAGLLLTLMMVCYSLVPLKPLPGAAVFDYRKEVSLVVFSSAALLFLGHTFYFLPQLTYLIIGAVSALLVTIIIGQIAYTRKTENEEFPPPPPPPEYLPPPPPPP; the protein is encoded by the coding sequence TTGACAGTTTACATTTCACAGAGTAATGCACAACCGCCCAATTCCTATCCAGTGGCATCCTTCACTTATTCACCGAGCCGACCACAAGTTAACGAGACCGTGACCTTCTATGCAAACACAAGCTACGACCTTGACGGCTATATCGTATCCTACTATTGGAATTTCGGAGACGATTCCTACTTCCAGTATTATTATCCAACCGTTTCACATGTTTACCAATCTCCGGGTAGATACACCGTCACCTTAACCGTCTACGATAACACTGGACTAAATGGAACTCACACGGAAACTGTTGTAATTGGCGAATTCTTGCGAGAACCTCGACCCTTATACATCGTCGCCGTAGTTGGAACTGGGCTAACCGCAATAACATCTCTGTTAACAAATTTCAGTGAGCTGGGGCAATCCTTCAACTCAGCAGTCTCAAGACTACCAGTACCTGAACAACTTAAGGAATTTCTTAAATTCTATAGCGAAAAACTGTTTGAGACAGTTGACTGGGTAGAGCTCGAAGCACTCAGAAAAATGCCCTTTTACACAGTAAACGAGCTAGCAACATTTGGTATATCAGCTTTAACTGTAACGATTGTTTATAGTTTTGTTGAGACAAACGGCTTTCCTGGATTCTTAGACCCGGCCATTCTTGCTGTTGTCATACCATCAACCCTACTTTCTGTATGCTTAGTCTTCATTATGAGCGAGTTTTTCGAGGCTGTTTGTGCACGAGCCTTTGGAGTTTATCGACAATTTAAGCTTTGGTTGTTTGGGCTTGCCGCCTTTCTGATTTCTGGTTTTCTATTTTTGTTTCCGTTTGCATCTCCAAGTATAACAAGATATCGAAGCGGAGAAATCTCAAACAAAACTAAAGCGTTAATTGTACTGTCAAAGATGCTTTTGTTGTTAACGTTGTTGATTCCGTTCACCGTTCTTTCAATGACAGGTTTCCATATAATTGGTGACGCTGGTTTACTGCTTACTCTGATGATGGTTTGCTACTCTCTTGTGCCCTTGAAACCGTTACCAGGCGCAGCAGTTTTCGATTATAGGAAAGAAGTTTCTTTGGTTGTGTTTAGTTCAGCCGCATTGCTTTTCTTGGGGCATACATTCTATTTTCTTCCTCAATTAACATACTTGATAATAGGGGCGGTTTCCGCGCTTCTGGTGACAATCATTATTGGTCAAATAGCATACACGCGAAAGACAGAAAATGAAGAATTTCCTCCTCCACCTCCTCCTCCAGAGTATCTTCCACCCCCTCCTCCACCACCTTAG